In one window of Bacteriovorax sp. BAL6_X DNA:
- a CDS encoding HD domain-containing protein translates to MEVVSNAKLGLKVYDPLYGFIDLTPLEMEIIHSPFFQRLRWIKQLGFSFYVFHGAEHSRYGHSIGVLNNAHHILRSVGRGVEDGELFQKVQKTKEAKYHQAIRVSALLHDIGTFCFSHTTEMAYIKIGETTNKKGGKGLQDDHENLGSFIIKNTDYEGGLTRILKDHGIDPQEVSDLVKGTHSSILANQILHSEIDCDRMDYLLRDAHYTGLKYGTYDREYLLHHFTTEKVAGHDILAIKENALHCVEDFLSARFAWYSQVIRSPRGSKYDAIADALCYHMLEKGHIYRYSDLLDIISNDPMRFYGFNDSYFMNTIHKLLVDGQFDKYADIKDMARILLLRHGAKNIDTSDFSQSLLEQDNIGFNDKLFKKTSNKANDIVNFVKEKGSDADWVIPDIPKKKIIFVKSPRELAKKTTLANLLLERDPVKIRLDDGQVKLLADVENSIISKLSNTMSYTPNCFCSDGAYKLLKEQGVI, encoded by the coding sequence ATGGAAGTTGTCTCAAACGCTAAATTAGGTCTAAAAGTTTATGATCCATTATATGGATTCATCGACTTAACTCCACTTGAGATGGAGATCATTCACAGCCCATTCTTTCAAAGGCTGCGCTGGATTAAACAATTAGGATTTTCATTCTACGTCTTTCACGGAGCAGAGCACTCTCGCTACGGCCACTCAATTGGTGTACTAAATAATGCTCACCATATTCTAAGGTCAGTTGGCCGCGGTGTGGAAGATGGTGAATTATTTCAAAAAGTTCAAAAGACAAAAGAGGCCAAATATCATCAGGCCATTCGCGTCTCGGCCCTTCTTCACGATATTGGAACATTCTGTTTTTCTCACACTACAGAGATGGCCTATATCAAAATAGGGGAGACGACAAATAAGAAAGGTGGCAAAGGCTTACAAGACGATCATGAAAACCTTGGCTCTTTCATTATTAAGAATACTGACTACGAAGGTGGACTTACTCGAATTCTAAAAGATCATGGAATTGATCCACAGGAAGTTTCTGACCTTGTTAAGGGTACGCACTCGTCAATTCTTGCCAATCAAATTCTTCACTCGGAAATTGACTGTGACCGCATGGACTATCTTTTAAGAGATGCTCACTATACAGGTCTTAAATATGGAACTTACGATAGAGAATATCTTCTACACCATTTCACGACAGAGAAAGTTGCAGGTCATGATATTTTAGCAATTAAAGAAAATGCTCTTCACTGTGTTGAAGACTTTTTAAGCGCGCGCTTTGCTTGGTACTCACAGGTAATTCGATCACCACGTGGATCAAAGTATGATGCCATTGCAGATGCCCTTTGTTACCACATGCTAGAGAAAGGCCATATTTATCGCTATAGTGATTTACTTGATATTATCAGCAATGATCCAATGCGCTTTTACGGTTTTAATGATTCATACTTTATGAATACAATTCACAAGCTACTTGTCGATGGCCAATTCGATAAATATGCAGATATTAAAGATATGGCACGTATCCTTCTTCTTCGTCATGGTGCAAAGAATATTGATACGAGTGACTTCTCACAGTCTCTTCTTGAACAAGATAATATTGGTTTTAATGACAAGCTCTTTAAAAAGACAAGTAATAAGGCCAATGACATTGTTAACTTTGTGAAAGAGAAGGGAAGTGATGCTGATTGGGTTATTCCAGATATTCCTAAGAAGAAAATTATCTTTGTTAAGAGTCCAAGAGAACTTGCAAAGAAGACAACACTTGCTAATCTTCTCTTAGAAAGAGATCCAGTTAAGATTCGTTTAGATGATGGGCAAGTTAAACTACTAGCTGATGTTGAAAATTCAATCATTTCAAAACTTTCAAATACAATGAGTTACACGCCAAATTGCTTCTGCTCTGACGGAGCATATAAATTACTTAAAGAGCAAGGTGTGATTTAA
- a CDS encoding cell division ATP-binding protein FtsE encodes MAKRIFAQFKLGRFEYRNEGLISMISSSYANQASNLFGNQNLNTNMYFTLENVTVDYNGIKAISNINLQIRKGEIVFVTGASGAGKTTLLNVLAGNVSPTGGTIKIEDRIFTTQVFQDLRLIENMSLIDNLQFAFDPSVYRSRKEFESDLNELIKILGIKNRVNLKAKDANGGLRQKVAIIRALLAKPDVFIADEPSSSLDFDNTKRLFDLLNIYNAKRGTTIIWASHNRELVQRFTGRIIHLDNSRLIHSGHACFI; translated from the coding sequence GTGGCAAAGAGGATTTTTGCCCAATTCAAGTTAGGAAGATTTGAATATAGAAATGAAGGACTCATATCAATGATCTCAAGCAGTTACGCGAATCAAGCAAGTAATTTATTTGGAAACCAGAATTTGAATACAAATATGTATTTTACCCTGGAAAATGTCACTGTTGATTACAACGGTATCAAGGCCATCTCCAATATTAATTTGCAAATCAGAAAAGGTGAAATTGTCTTTGTTACAGGTGCTTCTGGAGCAGGGAAGACAACTCTTTTAAATGTTCTCGCTGGAAATGTTTCACCAACTGGTGGAACGATCAAAATTGAAGATCGCATTTTTACAACACAAGTTTTTCAAGATCTAAGACTTATTGAAAATATGAGTCTTATTGATAATTTACAATTTGCATTTGATCCAAGTGTTTACCGCTCTCGTAAAGAATTTGAGAGCGATCTAAACGAACTAATTAAAATTCTAGGAATTAAAAATCGCGTAAATCTTAAGGCCAAGGATGCTAATGGGGGACTAAGACAAAAGGTTGCCATTATTCGCGCCCTGCTTGCTAAGCCAGATGTATTTATTGCTGATGAGCCATCAAGCTCTCTAGACTTTGATAATACAAAAAGACTTTTTGATTTATTAAATATCTATAATGCGAAAAGAGGAACAACAATTATTTGGGCCTCTCACAATCGCGAATTAGTTCAACGTTTCACGGGACGTATTATCCACTTAGATAACTCTCGTCTAATCCACTCGGGGCATGCATGTTTTATTTAA
- a CDS encoding murein hydrolase activator EnvC, which yields MAKSLVLFTVLLISSVSMKAQAAPSLKAIKGKVTDSRTKIDNYKKSIQSIETKLQTKNEDYLQAMKSRQDLDYQIFELEKNLNQSLFDLEADKVRVKKTIRHVALSYMENSTHEDLIKSQLLLRSLKNEKKEIQSKIDYCTNLKKKTFELRTRLTETVKIERELYTLLQELETRKNSTVQEFLTEKENHEKLKSEYSKIRKSQRLAKKKAQAKLKARKAKSKGTSTKLVANFAVPVKKYISTENGKKGITYTVKSGQEIYATKAGKVEYVGSLANVGNVIMVDHGNDIRSIYLGDFASSVKKGQAVDLGSSVAKTRFSIKKGNLSKVYFEIRKKNTAQNTAQLINTKINI from the coding sequence ATGGCAAAAAGCTTAGTTCTTTTCACAGTACTATTAATCTCTTCTGTTTCAATGAAGGCGCAGGCCGCTCCAAGTCTTAAGGCGATTAAGGGGAAGGTTACAGACTCACGTACTAAGATTGATAATTATAAGAAATCAATCCAGTCTATTGAAACAAAGCTTCAAACTAAGAATGAAGACTACCTTCAGGCGATGAAATCTAGGCAAGACCTTGATTATCAAATATTTGAACTAGAAAAAAATCTTAACCAATCACTTTTTGATCTAGAAGCAGATAAGGTGAGAGTAAAGAAGACAATTCGCCATGTGGCCCTAAGCTATATGGAAAACTCAACACATGAGGATCTTATCAAAAGTCAGCTTCTCTTAAGATCACTTAAGAATGAGAAGAAAGAAATTCAATCAAAGATCGATTACTGTACAAATTTAAAGAAAAAAACTTTTGAGCTTAGAACTCGTTTAACTGAAACAGTAAAAATTGAAAGAGAACTTTATACATTACTACAAGAGCTTGAGACTCGTAAAAATTCAACTGTTCAAGAGTTTTTAACTGAAAAAGAAAATCACGAAAAATTAAAATCAGAATATAGTAAGATAAGAAAATCTCAGCGCTTAGCAAAGAAGAAGGCCCAAGCCAAACTAAAAGCAAGAAAAGCAAAGAGTAAGGGGACTTCAACTAAGCTCGTTGCAAACTTCGCTGTTCCAGTTAAGAAGTATATCTCTACTGAAAATGGTAAGAAGGGGATAACTTATACTGTTAAGAGTGGACAAGAAATCTATGCAACAAAGGCCGGAAAGGTTGAATACGTAGGCTCGCTTGCAAATGTTGGTAATGTTATTATGGTTGATCATGGAAATGATATCCGTAGTATTTATCTTGGAGACTTTGCTTCAAGTGTAAAGAAGGGACAGGCCGTCGATCTTGGCTCTTCTGTTGCTAAAACGAGATTCTCAATTAAGAAGGGGAATCTAAGTAAGGTTTATTTTGAAATTAGAAAGAAAAATACAGCTCAAAATACAGCTCAATTAATTAATACTAAAATTAATATTTAA
- a CDS encoding S41 family peptidase, with amino-acid sequence MKKLFVALMLTAFVAPVQAKETTKSRFEKLELFNKVIHIIETNYYRKVDIDKLIDGALKGMFQTLDPHSAFLDEEVFKKMQEDTSGEYGGLGIEVTQKDGVLVITTPIEDSPAEKAGLLPGDKIVEINNESTIGITLDEAVDRMKGELGTVINLGILRAGEKDIRNFKVKRQKIKTKPVKSFAVNNYAVIRLSQFQKDASAYVVKALKKEKKKLGKNFRGVVLDLRSNPGGLLNEAVNLSSIFLNDGVVVSTEGRDPKNKEIRYVKKSGHKELDIPLAVLINGSSASASEIVAGALQDHKRALIVGTNSFGKGSVQTVSQISEEQGIKLTIAQYMTPKGRKIQALGIKPDVQVSQVEGEFVEEHMYDDGGVREVDLRNHLTATVETEEEKQARLKREKAARLKRIERAKEINKKKEESPVHRKYAADKDYQVLQAIKFLNAVNKF; translated from the coding sequence ATGAAAAAGCTATTTGTTGCTCTCATGCTGACGGCATTTGTAGCACCTGTACAAGCAAAAGAAACGACGAAGTCGCGTTTCGAAAAACTCGAACTCTTCAATAAAGTTATTCATATCATTGAAACAAATTACTACCGTAAGGTTGATATTGATAAGCTCATTGATGGAGCACTAAAAGGAATGTTCCAAACACTTGACCCTCACTCTGCATTCTTAGATGAAGAAGTCTTTAAGAAGATGCAAGAAGACACAAGCGGGGAGTACGGTGGACTCGGGATCGAAGTAACACAAAAAGATGGTGTTCTTGTCATCACAACTCCAATTGAGGATTCACCAGCAGAGAAAGCAGGACTACTTCCTGGAGATAAAATTGTTGAAATCAACAATGAATCTACAATTGGTATTACTCTAGATGAAGCAGTTGATCGTATGAAAGGTGAGCTAGGAACAGTTATTAATCTAGGTATCCTAAGAGCTGGCGAAAAAGATATTCGCAACTTCAAGGTAAAGCGCCAAAAGATTAAAACAAAACCTGTTAAGTCATTTGCTGTAAATAATTATGCAGTTATTCGTTTAAGCCAATTCCAAAAAGATGCTTCGGCCTATGTTGTAAAAGCACTTAAGAAAGAAAAGAAGAAACTTGGTAAGAATTTTAGAGGTGTTGTTCTTGACCTTCGATCAAATCCAGGTGGTCTTTTAAATGAGGCCGTAAACCTTTCTTCAATCTTTCTAAATGATGGTGTCGTGGTTTCAACTGAAGGACGCGATCCAAAGAATAAAGAAATTCGCTACGTAAAAAAGAGTGGCCATAAAGAATTAGATATTCCTCTTGCTGTTCTTATAAATGGTTCAAGTGCTTCAGCTTCAGAAATTGTTGCAGGTGCCCTACAAGACCATAAACGTGCCCTTATTGTGGGAACAAACTCATTTGGAAAGGGAAGTGTACAAACTGTTTCTCAAATTTCTGAAGAACAGGGTATCAAGCTTACGATTGCTCAGTATATGACACCAAAAGGTCGAAAAATTCAGGCACTTGGAATTAAGCCAGATGTGCAAGTTTCTCAGGTTGAAGGAGAGTTTGTTGAAGAGCATATGTATGACGATGGTGGGGTAAGAGAAGTTGATCTTAGAAACCACTTAACAGCAACAGTTGAAACAGAAGAAGAAAAGCAGGCCCGCCTTAAGCGTGAAAAAGCAGCTCGTCTAAAGAGAATTGAAAGAGCTAAGGAAATCAATAAAAAGAAAGAGGAATCACCTGTTCACAGAAAGTATGCAGCAGATAAGGACTACCAAGTTCTGCAAGCGATTAAATTCCTAAACGCAGTCAATAAATTTTAA
- the xseA gene encoding exodeoxyribonuclease VII large subunit: MNNKVPSVSQLVNHIKKNLESNYQNISVTGEVSNLSSSGAGHWYFSLGDGSALMQMALFKMDAMRNPIIKNIRAGDKVIVSGSVSVYPTRGTFQLIVKRIVPAGKGDLQEQFELLKKKLQAEGLFDMSSKQPIPTMPKRIGVITAKGAAALQDFLNVSQRRSEYHQVLLSPALVQGVNAPASIRKALEKLIAYHLKAKEEGRTKDMLDVIVLTRGGGSMEDLWAFNDEALAWDIYNCPIPTISAVGHQVDFTISDYVADLRMETPSAAAEVLTQKFMALDSDMNRIRKDLKGAMNMELRRRYDILSETSPKSFLIALKSKISDYKHELEKLNLIKRKEQILSLYEYTFELDRLSRDLVKAIQNKIVNYKNKNMEFEKILGALNPKNVLTRGYAYTQIGDKVISSAKDMAKLENVDVDIHYADGKVTLHKGAN; the protein is encoded by the coding sequence ATGAATAATAAAGTCCCATCAGTCTCACAACTCGTTAATCACATAAAGAAAAATCTCGAGTCTAATTACCAAAATATTAGTGTAACAGGAGAGGTTTCAAACCTTAGCTCCTCTGGTGCTGGACATTGGTATTTCTCTCTTGGTGATGGTAGTGCCCTCATGCAAATGGCCCTCTTTAAAATGGATGCCATGAGAAATCCGATTATTAAAAATATTCGAGCAGGAGATAAAGTTATTGTCTCTGGCTCTGTTTCTGTTTACCCAACTCGCGGTACCTTTCAGTTAATAGTGAAGAGAATCGTTCCTGCTGGAAAAGGTGACCTTCAGGAACAATTTGAATTACTAAAGAAGAAGCTACAGGCCGAAGGCCTTTTTGATATGAGTTCAAAGCAGCCAATTCCGACGATGCCAAAACGCATCGGTGTAATTACGGCAAAGGGAGCCGCGGCCCTGCAAGACTTCTTAAATGTATCTCAAAGACGATCTGAGTATCATCAGGTACTTCTTTCTCCGGCCCTAGTTCAAGGAGTCAATGCTCCAGCTTCAATTCGTAAGGCCCTTGAGAAACTTATTGCTTATCATTTAAAGGCAAAAGAAGAGGGGCGTACCAAAGATATGCTAGATGTTATCGTTCTCACTCGTGGTGGTGGTTCGATGGAAGACCTTTGGGCATTCAACGATGAGGCCCTGGCCTGGGATATCTATAATTGTCCAATTCCAACTATTAGTGCCGTTGGACACCAAGTGGACTTCACGATTTCTGATTATGTGGCCGATCTTAGAATGGAGACACCTTCGGCAGCAGCTGAAGTTCTAACTCAAAAATTTATGGCGTTAGATTCTGACATGAATCGCATTCGTAAGGATTTAAAAGGTGCCATGAATATGGAACTTCGTCGTCGCTATGATATTCTTTCTGAAACGTCACCGAAGAGTTTCCTCATTGCTCTTAAATCGAAAATTTCAGATTATAAACATGAGCTTGAAAAGCTAAATCTAATTAAGAGAAAAGAACAGATCCTTTCTCTTTATGAATATACATTTGAGCTAGATCGCCTAAGCCGTGATCTTGTGAAAGCTATTCAAAATAAAATTGTGAATTATAAAAATAAGAATATGGAATTTGAGAAGATCCTAGGGGCCTTAAATCCAAAAAACGTTCTGACTCGAGGCTATGCTTACACGCAGATTGGTGACAAGGTCATTAGCTCTGCCAAAGACATGGCAAAGCTTGAAAATGTCGATGTGGATATTCACTACGCTGACGGTAAGGTGACTCTTCACAAGGGAGCTAACTAG
- a CDS encoding histidine kinase dimerization/phospho-acceptor domain-containing protein, whose translation MSASLGFQDSEVNSPKQNFYYHSNIEIDEELERNLNYSGFSSSDYDFDFSIESSIPLIVKLDDHIIEIETIENLKELLHFKRELARVFKLNSSMASADLDEMEVAGLYLEKVYQDNDENFIPELFKISEVKNEFNIKVIDKADSHLYPVKEDYCFEDTASYYLLTIKGEKEEAQKAALAIANVIQLINANEEELSSEQLGVTDLINKLTYPVVIISDDGIVHYHNDHFLKLGITPNNLIKNLESGWIDIDDQKYKILSSTTSNLRTICLVKQEFNYTKSHSELGIITSSIAHELNNPLAGILAAINMLELEEWEEDDLTILNEMKASANRCKSLINTFLGFAKVNDQLSRQSTFESILQQAISLLSNRKIESGISIQTKISNDLKEHAISGASLPIILYLILSEMMTLKNHELLIDASSNSIDCNFYRSEHDIILTVKNLNIEGQKSKILNRLIIHLLALENSRVEIHGQDIVIYNLV comes from the coding sequence GTGAGTGCATCTCTTGGGTTTCAAGATAGTGAAGTAAATTCACCTAAGCAAAATTTTTACTATCACTCAAATATCGAAATTGATGAAGAGCTAGAGCGCAATTTAAATTATTCTGGATTTAGCTCTAGTGATTATGATTTCGATTTTTCAATTGAATCGAGTATCCCTCTGATTGTTAAATTAGATGATCACATTATTGAAATTGAGACGATTGAAAATCTTAAAGAGCTTCTGCACTTTAAAAGAGAGCTTGCTAGAGTTTTTAAACTAAACTCAAGTATGGCCAGTGCTGATCTCGATGAAATGGAAGTTGCGGGCCTTTATCTTGAGAAGGTATACCAAGACAACGACGAAAATTTCATTCCTGAACTTTTTAAAATTTCAGAAGTAAAAAATGAATTCAATATCAAGGTAATCGATAAGGCCGATTCACATCTTTACCCTGTTAAAGAAGACTACTGCTTTGAAGATACAGCTTCTTATTATCTACTTACGATAAAAGGGGAGAAGGAAGAGGCCCAGAAGGCAGCTCTGGCCATTGCTAATGTGATCCAACTAATTAATGCAAATGAAGAAGAACTCTCAAGTGAACAGCTTGGTGTGACTGACTTGATTAACAAGCTAACTTATCCAGTTGTTATCATTAGTGATGATGGTATCGTACACTATCATAATGACCACTTTCTAAAGCTTGGAATCACACCAAATAATCTCATCAAAAATCTTGAGTCCGGTTGGATTGATATTGATGATCAAAAATATAAGATCCTCTCAAGTACGACTTCAAATCTAAGAACGATCTGCCTTGTAAAGCAGGAATTCAATTATACAAAGTCTCACTCTGAACTTGGCATTATCACAAGCTCCATTGCCCACGAACTCAATAATCCTCTTGCGGGAATTCTTGCGGCCATTAACATGCTTGAGCTTGAAGAGTGGGAAGAAGATGATTTAACAATTTTAAATGAAATGAAGGCGTCAGCAAATCGTTGCAAGAGCCTAATCAATACTTTTCTTGGTTTTGCCAAGGTCAATGATCAGCTAAGTCGTCAAAGTACATTTGAGAGTATCCTTCAACAGGCAATCTCTCTACTGAGCAATCGAAAAATCGAATCGGGAATATCAATTCAAACAAAAATTTCAAATGATCTCAAAGAACATGCCATCAGTGGTGCGAGTCTTCCAATCATTCTCTACTTAATCCTAAGTGAGATGATGACGCTTAAAAATCACGAACTCTTAATTGATGCTAGCTCTAACTCAATCGATTGTAACTTCTATCGTAGTGAACACGACATCATTCTTACGGTAAAGAATCTCAATATCGAAGGACAAAAGAGCAAGATCTTAAACCGCTTAATTATCCACTTACTTGCACTTGAAAATTCACGGGTTGAAATTCATGGGCAGGATATTGTGATTTATAATTTGGTCTAA
- a CDS encoding PolC-type DNA polymerase III, translated as METYSSKKMLADMSFCVFDLETTGGNQKKDKIIEIGLVQIDNLEVGAKKSFLINPERKIPDFIQKLTSITQDEVEDAPTIDAVIDEVLEFIGDRVLIAHNSSFDIPFLNSVLERLGRKQLENKGLCTNLMTKYLIPTLMNSNLNYMSRIFNISHQKAHRALDDAIATAQLFLNYLNIFIEKDIKKINHLYYPKNRYELDLCNFKKDTSEHDEIVAKMKKIFAPFVITVKGQNGIILFSFPCTNKENEIQFISERIKDLEWQTISIKLSGPILEALIRFNHSFNKMDEADQEEAITMLRQNLIGDGTKEELKAEYKEELQKIKQADFVLMNHLVPEQFTIYPLGALGIRQGLIFRYPGHDKKLIQYINSKSNRKKAQKLKEIHFPELLQDLVNLYMAKNLRQERELMIFKDSFALKNKDFFFTQLDKFIETNPNKYNYPEAFI; from the coding sequence ATGGAAACATATTCTTCAAAGAAAATGCTAGCAGACATGAGCTTCTGCGTCTTCGATTTAGAGACAACTGGTGGAAACCAGAAAAAAGATAAAATCATTGAAATTGGCCTCGTCCAAATTGATAACCTGGAAGTAGGAGCGAAGAAAAGCTTCCTCATCAATCCAGAAAGAAAAATCCCAGACTTTATTCAAAAGCTAACTTCTATTACACAAGATGAAGTTGAAGACGCTCCAACAATTGATGCAGTTATTGATGAAGTTCTAGAGTTTATTGGTGACCGAGTTCTTATCGCTCACAACTCTTCATTTGATATTCCATTTTTAAATTCAGTGTTAGAAAGGCTTGGAAGAAAGCAACTTGAGAATAAAGGTCTATGTACAAACCTTATGACAAAGTATCTTATTCCAACTCTAATGAACTCGAATCTAAACTATATGTCGCGTATTTTTAATATCTCTCACCAAAAGGCACACCGTGCCCTTGATGATGCTATCGCGACGGCGCAACTCTTCTTAAACTATCTCAATATCTTTATTGAAAAAGACATTAAGAAGATCAATCATCTTTACTACCCTAAGAATCGCTACGAGCTTGATCTTTGTAACTTTAAAAAAGATACAAGTGAGCACGATGAGATTGTGGCAAAGATGAAAAAGATTTTTGCTCCTTTTGTTATTACAGTAAAAGGACAAAACGGAATCATCCTCTTCTCTTTTCCGTGCACGAATAAAGAAAATGAAATTCAATTCATTAGCGAGCGTATCAAAGATCTCGAATGGCAAACTATTTCCATTAAACTTAGTGGACCAATTCTTGAGGCCCTAATTCGCTTTAATCATTCATTTAATAAAATGGATGAAGCCGATCAAGAAGAGGCCATCACAATGCTTCGTCAAAATTTGATTGGAGACGGTACGAAAGAAGAACTAAAGGCCGAGTACAAAGAAGAGCTTCAAAAAATCAAGCAAGCTGACTTCGTTCTTATGAATCACCTTGTGCCAGAGCAATTTACAATCTACCCTCTTGGCGCCCTAGGCATTAGACAAGGACTAATCTTTCGCTACCCTGGTCACGACAAGAAACTAATTCAATATATCAATTCAAAGTCTAATCGCAAGAAAGCGCAGAAGCTTAAAGAAATTCACTTCCCTGAATTGCTACAAGACCTTGTTAATCTTTATATGGCAAAGAACCTACGCCAAGAGCGCGAACTTATGATTTTTAAGGATTCTTTTGCCCTAAAAAATAAGGACTTCTTCTTTACTCAACTTGATAAATTCATTGAGACCAATCCGAATAAGTATAATTATCCGGAAGCGTTTATTTAA
- a CDS encoding purine-nucleoside phosphorylase, which translates to MHAIFKRLEESKSYIQSKYDKAPEIGVILGSGLGEFANLLENKVEIPYEEIPGFKRTKVIGHKGQLVMGELGGKVVAVMQGRIHRYEGHSLDEVVFPVRVLKTLGIKNLIITNAAGGINLDYSSGSLVLIKDHLNLTGENCLVGENIEELGTRFPDMTYAWSPALQEIAYASAKNISYDLKEGVYVGVMGPTYETPAEIRMYRNFGGDLVGMSTVQECIAANHMGLDVLGISCVTNMAAGIENTKLNHDDIKHEAARVMKKFLELLEEVISNIK; encoded by the coding sequence ATGCACGCGATATTTAAGAGACTAGAAGAATCAAAGAGCTATATTCAAAGCAAGTATGACAAAGCACCTGAAATTGGAGTGATCCTAGGTTCAGGACTTGGTGAATTTGCAAACCTTTTGGAAAACAAAGTTGAAATTCCATACGAAGAAATTCCAGGTTTTAAGAGGACAAAAGTTATTGGCCACAAAGGTCAGCTTGTTATGGGTGAACTTGGAGGAAAAGTTGTTGCAGTTATGCAAGGACGTATCCACCGCTATGAAGGCCACTCTCTTGATGAAGTTGTTTTCCCTGTTCGCGTTTTAAAAACTCTTGGAATCAAAAATCTAATCATCACAAATGCTGCTGGTGGAATCAATTTAGACTACAGCTCTGGCTCGCTTGTTCTAATTAAGGATCACCTAAACCTAACAGGCGAAAATTGTCTAGTTGGTGAAAATATTGAAGAACTAGGAACTCGTTTTCCAGATATGACATATGCATGGTCACCTGCTCTTCAAGAGATCGCTTATGCTTCGGCAAAGAATATTTCATATGATCTTAAAGAAGGTGTTTACGTTGGTGTTATGGGGCCAACTTATGAAACGCCTGCTGAAATTCGCATGTATCGTAACTTCGGTGGAGACCTTGTTGGAATGTCGACAGTACAAGAGTGTATTGCTGCAAACCACATGGGACTTGATGTTCTTGGTATCTCTTGTGTGACAAATATGGCCGCAGGAATTGAGAATACTAAACTAAATCACGATGATATTAAGCACGAGGCCGCACGTGTTATGAAGAAGTTCCTAGAGCTTCTTGAAGAAGTTATCTCAAATATCAAATAA
- a CDS encoding thymidine phosphorylase, whose amino-acid sequence MSENFSAYQIISKKRDGKKLTDEEIKWFINGITNGDVADYQMSALLMAIYLNGMSVKETAALTDAMLYSGKTLKFKGVNVIDKHSTGGVGDKASFILGPIATACGVKVPMMAGRGLGHTGGTVDKVESIKGFKTSLTLEQFKKQLNKEKIVLIGQTKDIAPADKIIYGLRDVTGTVESIPLITASIMSKKLAEGANGIVMDIKVGDGAFMDNIKDAKALAKSLRDTSKRFDKRMITMITDMNQPLGQYIGNSLEIIESIETLKGNGPKDLTDISVKLAGAMIYIAGKADSLKEGEKKAQAVIDNGKALKVFKNLIKVQGGDEKVCDDYSRLPLAKEKTVFSATKNGYVSAIACKNMGLHCVSLGGGRAKATDKIDFGVGFVLNKKVGDKVSKGEALVEIYHNKNQKKQVEAILADLKKDIKVTTAKPKASKLIFDVKEI is encoded by the coding sequence ATGTCGGAAAATTTTAGCGCATATCAGATCATCTCAAAAAAAAGAGATGGTAAAAAATTAACAGACGAAGAGATTAAGTGGTTCATTAATGGAATTACAAATGGTGATGTAGCCGATTATCAAATGTCTGCACTTCTTATGGCCATCTACTTAAATGGAATGAGTGTGAAAGAGACTGCAGCTCTAACAGATGCCATGCTCTACTCTGGAAAAACGCTAAAATTCAAAGGCGTGAACGTGATCGACAAGCACTCAACTGGTGGTGTTGGAGATAAGGCATCGTTCATTCTTGGACCAATTGCAACGGCATGTGGAGTAAAGGTTCCAATGATGGCCGGACGTGGTCTAGGCCACACAGGCGGAACAGTTGATAAAGTTGAATCGATTAAAGGGTTTAAGACATCACTAACGCTTGAACAATTTAAGAAACAACTTAATAAAGAAAAAATCGTACTTATCGGTCAAACAAAGGACATCGCTCCTGCTGACAAGATCATCTACGGCCTAAGAGATGTTACGGGTACAGTTGAATCAATCCCATTAATTACAGCTTCAATCATGAGTAAGAAATTAGCAGAAGGTGCTAATGGAATCGTTATGGATATTAAAGTTGGTGACGGTGCATTCATGGATAATATCAAGGATGCAAAAGCACTAGCAAAGAGTCTTCGTGATACTTCAAAACGTTTTGATAAGCGTATGATCACAATGATTACAGATATGAACCAACCACTTGGTCAGTATATTGGTAACTCACTTGAGATTATTGAATCAATTGAAACACTAAAAGGTAATGGCCCAAAAGACTTAACTGATATCAGTGTTAAGCTTGCTGGTGCCATGATCTATATTGCAGGAAAAGCAGACTCACTTAAAGAAGGTGAAAAGAAAGCTCAAGCTGTAATTGATAATGGAAAAGCTCTCAAAGTTTTCAAAAACCTTATAAAGGTTCAAGGCGGAGATGAGAAAGTATGTGATGACTACTCTCGCCTACCACTAGCAAAAGAGAAGACTGTATTTAGCGCAACTAAGAATGGTTATGTTTCAGCTATCGCTTGTAAGAATATGGGCCTTCACTGTGTAAGCCTTGGTGGTGGACGTGCAAAGGCAACTGATAAAATCGATTTTGGTGTTGGATTTGTTCTTAATAAGAAAGTTGGTGACAAGGTTTCTAAAGGTGAAGCTCTTGTTGAGATCTATCACAATAAAAACCAGAAGAAACAAGTTGAAGCTATCCTTGCTGACTTAAAGAAAGATATCAAAGTAACAACTGCTAAGCCTAAAGCAAGCAAGTTAATCTTTGATGTAAAGGAAATCTAA